The genome window CGGTGGCGGCAGCGGCAGAGGGCAGGGCGGGGGCCGGTGTGGTCCCCGTTGCCGGCAGGCCCAGGAGGGCTTTCATCCCTTCCAGGTAATAGCTTTCAGCGTAGCCGAAAAACCGTCGCAACCGCGCCTTTAAGGCGGTGCGGTCCAGGCGTTTTTCACCGGGCGCCCGGCAGAGGGTCTGGAGGTCGTCGACCAGGAGGCCGGGATGGCGGCGGGGCAGGTCATCGAGGAGGCGAAAGACCTGCTGGCGGTCTGTCAGCAGGCTTTCGTCCTCCAAAAGGCGGCGGGCCTTGGCAAGCGACCCGCCGGAGAGCCGGGCTGCCAGGTCGATCTGGGCCGGCCGGTAGGGGAGGTCGGCGGCGGTGAGGAGGGCGGCGACATCGGCGGCCGGCAGGGGGGCGAAGAGGTAGGTGGCCAGGCGGGACCGGACGGTTTCCGGCAAGGCTTCCGGGTGGCTGGCGGTTAAAATAAAGGTAATGCCGGGGGCCGGTTCTTCCAGGGTTTTGAGGAAGGCGTTGGCCGCTTCCCGGGTCAGGCGTTCGGCGCCGACGAGGACGACCACGCTGCGCTTGTCGTGGCT of Peptococcus niger contains these proteins:
- a CDS encoding ATP-binding protein; the protein is MNLSELRGEHRVLRQLQHALDNNRLPHGLLFAGPEGVGKRAAAYALAARLLCENPQGLDACGHCPSCRYLTAGTHPDLLLPAKDIPREGSIGIKRLRTMLGQLATTSHDKRSVVVLVGAERLTREAANAFLKTLEEPAPGITFILTASHPEALPETVRSRLATYLFAPLPAADVAALLTAADLPYRPAQIDLAARLSGGSLAKARRLLEDESLLTDRQQVFRLLDDLPRRHPGLLVDDLQTLCRAPGEKRLDRTALKARLRRFFGYAESYYLEGMKALLGLPATGTTPAPALPSAAAATAILALLRQGTARLETGADPALVFLVTLLAIQQRLTTTI